The DNA sequence TCGACAGGCACGGCTTCGCTAACCGCAGCCTCTTCGCTGACAGCTTCCGCAACCGGCGTTTCATCGGTGGCTTCGACTTCCGCAACAGCCACCGTCTCGGATGCCTGCTCTTCCGAAGCCGGCTCGTCCTGCTCGGTCTCAGCGCTTTCCTCGTCAGCCGCCACCTGATCGGCAGTGGCCGGAGCAACAGCACCGGTCTGATTGGCGAGGAAGGCCTGCGCCTCTTCTGCTGTCACCTGATCGGCGCGGTAACCAAGACCCTTGAGTATCTCTTCCATATCATCAAGCGTTGCGCCGAGAATGGAAAGCATCGCGGTCGTCGTCGTGAAACGACGGCCGTCATAAGCGCCTTCCGGACGCGGTTGCTGGCCGGGCTTCCACTGCAACAGCGGACGGATGAGATCGGCCAGACGCTCGAGAATGTCGATACGCACGGCGCGCTTTCCGAGGAAACGGAAACCGGCAAGCTTGTAGAACATCCGCTCGAAAGCGGGGTCCGTCACGACAGAGGTGCGGCCGGCGGCCAGAACCGGAATGAGATCGCCATAACCCGGCTTGCCGAGGCCGTCATTCTTCAGCGCCCAGAGCAGCGTGACAAGCTCGGCCGGAGCCGGCTTCAGCAATGCGGGCAGGAAGACGTGATAGGCGCCAAAACGCACGCCGTAGCGGCGCATGGAGGCACGCGCATCCTGATCCAGCGACTTCACGTCTTCCGTGACGTCACGGCGGAACAGAACGCCAAGATTTTCGACCAGCTGGAAAGCCAGACCCTTCGCCAGACCCTGAAGGTCTTCGGCGCGCGAAATATCATCCAGCGGCTTCAGCACGGTCGCAATCTGGTGATTGACGAAACGTTCGACGCGCGCCAGCGCATGATCACGGGCATTGCCGCTCAACTGTTCGTCGGCCAGCAGGATCACCCGCGGCTTCATGATGTTATCACCTGCCGAAAGGCGGGCCACCGGTTCGCCCAACCAGCGAACCAGACCATCGGAGCTCAAAGCAAGATCGCCGTTTCCACTGGCATGCAGACGCGCTGCACGCGCCTCGTATTCGAGAGCGAGCGCCTTCTGGGCCGCACCTTGCACGGCCTTCTGATCCGGCCCTTCCATTCCCGACACCGGCGTGAACCGGAATCCGGCCAATTGACCGACGTGATGTCCTTCTACGAAGACATCACCATTTACACTGATTTCAGCTTCAAGCATCGCATTCTCTCTCAGGCGCCTCATGAGCACAGATGTCCTGCGATCAACAAAGCGTTTCGTCAACCTTTCATGTAGCGCATCGGACAATCGATCCTCGATTTCCCGCGTCTTTTCTTGCCAGTGTGTCGGATCGGCAAGCCATCCTGGGCGGTTCGATACATAAGTCCATGTTCTGATCTGCGCAATCCTCGCAGACAAGGTATCGATCTCTCCATCCGTGCGGTCGGCCCGGCGCACCTGCTCACCCATGAAATCTTCGTTCACCGCGCCACGTTTCACAAGATCGAAATAGAGTGTCGAAATGAGGTCGGCATGCTGGGCGGGCGCGATACGTCGATAGTCGGGAAGCGCGCAGGCCTCCCAGAGTTTTTCCACCCGCGCCTCGCTCGTCGTCACATCGATGATTTCGGGGTAACGCGACAGATATTCCAGCGCCTGCTGGTCGATTGCCGGCAGGGCACGGGAAAGTCCCTGGATAGCAGGAGCGGCGTCAAGGCTCGCACGCAGATTGGCGATGGAGGAGAAATCGAAATTTTTCGTCCGCCACTGCAGCACTTTCACCGCATCGAACTGATGGGTTTCGATCCGCTCCACCAGCTCGTCGTCGAACGGATCGACGCGCCCCGTTACGCCAAAGGTTCCATCGCGAAGATGGCGGCCGGCGCGGCCGGCAATCTGGCCGATTTCCCCGGGATTGAGATTGCGGAACTGGTAACCGTCAAATTTGCGGTCCTGCGCGAAGGCGACGTGATCGACGTCGAGGTTAAGGCCCATGCCGATGGCGTCGGTCGCCACCAGATATTCAACATCGCCGGACTGGTAGAGCCCCACCTGGGCATTGCGCGTGCGTGGCGAAAGCGCGCCAAGCACTACGGCCGCACCGCCTCGCTGGCGTCGCACGAGTTCAGCGATGGCATAAACCTCATCGGCGGAAAAGGCGACGATTGCCGTGCGTTGCGGCAGACGGGTAATCTTTTTCTGCCCTGCATAAAAGAGCTGCGACAGACGCGGTCGCTCGACCACGGTAATTCCCGGCAGCAGTTTTTCGAGGATCGGACGCATTGTGCCGGCACCGAGAAGCAGCGTCTCCTCCCGCCCGCGCAGATGCAGCACACGGTCGGTGAAGATATGGCCGCGCTCCAGATCTCCGGCCAGCTGCACCTCGTCTATGGCGACGAATGCGGCGGTCGTCTCGCGCGGCATGGCCTCCACCGTACAGACGGAATATTTGGCTTTGGGAGGAGATATTTTTTCTTCGCCGGTAATCAGCGCCACATTCGGCGCGCCCACCTTCTCCACCAGACGGGTATAAACCTCCCGCGCCAGAAGACGCAGCGGCAGGCCGATGACACCGCTGCCATGGGCGACCATCCGCTCGATCGCGTAGTGGGTCTTGCCGGTATTGGTGGGGCCGAGAACGGCCGTGACACCGCGGCCGCTCAGGATCATGGGGCGAAAATTCAACGTACTATCCGCGAATCGACTTCATCTGCTTGCCGTGTCCCGCTGTCATCATGGACATGGTCACGCGCACCACACATGGCAATGCCTGCCGGCAAAGGCAATAGGGCTTGATTGCAAACTGATGCAAGATGCCTTTTTCCTGCAATTTTACCTGCAGATTCAGCCGGTTAATGGAGAAAAAAGAATCCGGCGAAAACGGAATCGTGAGGGGCAAAGAACAGTCTGCGAACGAATCGAATACGAATCGCTGACTCAGCGTGATTCAGCTTTTGTTCTCCGCAACATCTGGTTGGCGAAGGAGCAGCTCATACCAGATTATGAATCCGGATAAGTCCTTGGCCGGATTCAGCTTTATGGAAAAACCTTCAGACAGAAAATACCGGAATCGACTGTCAAGCGGCAATCGCGGAAAAGCCGAGCCAGAACCTGCGGAAAGGGCCGGATCAGAGCGTCTGACCGACAAGCAGGCGCGGCGCATTTGCATCCGTCGTTCCGGCGGCCTGCCCGATGAAATAGGATTTCAGACCCGGCAAACGATCGACCACGCCAAGACCGAAATCGCGCATGATGCGGATGGGACCGACATCATTGGAGAAAAGCCGGTTCAGCACATCCGTCGTCACGCCCATCCGCAACGTGTCGAAACGTCGCCAGGACTGATAACGCTCCAGAACATTGAGAGAGCCTATATCGAGGCCAAGACGGTCGGCCTCAACCACGGTTTCGGCGAGAGCCGCGACGTCCTTGAAGCCGAGATTGAGACCCTGTCCCGAGATCGGGTGAATACCATGCGCCGCATCTCCGGCAAGCGCAAAGCGCGGGGCGACGAAGGAGCGCGCCAGCGTCAGACCGAGCGGAAAGGCCCGGCGGGGGCCGACAGGACGGATAGACCCGAGCTTGTGGCCGAACCGGCGCTCGAGTTCTTCCTCAAACACCAGATCATCGGAGGCCACCAACCTGTCGGCGTCAGCCTTGCGTTCGGTCCAGACGAGCGACGACCGGTTTCCCTTCAGCGGCAGGATGGCGAAAGGTCCTGACGGCAGGAAATGTTCTTCCGCACAGCCCTCATGCGGCCGCTCATGTTCGACGGTGGTGACGATACCAGCCTGGTCATAATCCCATTGCACGGTCTTGATGCCGGCCATATCTCTCAGCGCTGAGCGAACCCCGTCGCAGGCAATCAGCAATCGCGCGTCGAGCGACGAGCCGTCGGAAAGGCTGATTGCCGTCGATTGCGCACCTGCGGTAAAGCCGGAAACGCTGAGGCCATGGCGGATTTCGATGCCGAGGCGATCACACAGTCCCCTCAGCGCCCCGACCATCGCAACATTCGGAACCATATGGGCAAACGGCCTGCCCTCCTGCACCGCTCCATCGAAGGTCAGAAACACCGGACGAACAGGATCGGCGGTCTTCGAATCGGTGACGATCATCCTGTTGATCGGCTGGGCCTCGGATTCGATCTCGTTCCATATGCCGAAAACATCGAGCATGCGCGTGGCCGCCGCGATAATGGCGGAAGCGCGGACATCCTTCTTCCAGACATCCTCCGGAGCAGCCTCGACCACCTGCACATTGAGGTGTGGGCCCGCCTGCTTGATTGCGACAGCAACCGAAAGGCCGACATATCCGCCGCCTGCCACCACCACGTCCAGCATCGCGCTTCTCCTCAAATCTTGTGCACGCATCATCGGCGCACTATAGACCATATGACATCTTCCTACAGCCGGAGCAGGTCGAAAAAAATGTCGCATCCCTCGCAAACGTCCGACCCGATGGCCAACCTCATCGCCACGCTCGATCTCGAGAAGCTGGAAGAGAACCTGTTCCGAGGCGAAAGCCCGCAAATCGGCTGGCAACGCGTTTTCGGCGGCCAGGTCATCGCGCAGGCCCTGATTGCGGCGCAAAGAACGGTGGATGATAACCGCCAGGTGCATTCGCTGCATTCCTATTTCATGCGCCCCGGCGATCCGCTGGTGCCTATCGTCTACCAGGTGGAGCGTATCCGCGACGGCGCGAGCTTCTGTACCCGCCGCGTGGTCGCCATCCAGCATGGCAAGGCGATTTTTTCCATGTCCGCGTCGTTTCAGATCTTCGAGGACGGTTTTAACCATCAGATAAAAATGCCTGATGTGACGCCGCCTGAAAAACTGATGAGCGAGGAGCAGATGCAGGCAGCCTTTCTGGCCAAGGCGCCGGCTTCGATCCGGAACTACTGGAGCAACAAGCGGCCGATCGAGATACGTCCGGTTTCGCTGACCCATTATATTTCGAAGGAAAAGCTGGAACCGCAGCAAGACATCTGGGTCCGCGCCGTCGGTGACGTGCCTGACAATCCGCGTCTGCAATCGGCCATTCTCGCCTATCTCTCGGATATGACACTGCTCGACACCTCGCTCTATGCCCACGGCACGACGATCTTCGATCCGTCCATTCAGGTGGCAAGCCTCGATCATGCAATGTGGTTCCACCGGCCCTGCCGGCTGGACGACTGGCTGCTCTATACGCAGGACAGCCCCAGCGCCTCAGGCGCCCGCGGCCTGACCCGTGGCAATATTTTCACCAGACAGGGTGAACTGGTCGCCTCCGTGGCGCAGGAAGGCCTGATCCGCAAAAGGGCAATTGATTAAATAATGCGCTTTTTTCAAAAACCGCACATTTAATAGACGAAAATTGTGCGTCTTCGTGCCCGTTTTTCAGACGCCCGTCATATAAATTTTATATTTCAATACGTTAGACGCACCATCCAAAACTGGCACGCCCTTTGAATGTATGTCCGCAGTCGCTGTTACTGATCTGCCAGCGGCAAGGAGAGTCGGCTCCGTGCCGAGGACAAACAAAGGATGGGAAACCAGATGAAAATTGTGATGGCCATTATCAAGCCGTTCAAGCTGGATGAGGTGCGCGAAGCGCTCACCGGCGTCGGCATCCAGGGCCTGACCGTGACCGAAGTGAAGGGTTACGGACGCCAGAAGGGGCATACCGAGATTTATCGCGGCACGGAATATGCGGTGAGCTTCCTTCCCAAGCTGAAGATCGAGATCGCGGTCGCATCCGACGTCGTCGACAAGGCTGTCGAGGCGATCGCATCTGCGGCAAAGACCGGGCAGATCGGTGACGGCAAGATCTTTGTCTACTCTATCGAACAGGCCGTGCGCATCCGTACCGGCGAAACCAACACAGAAGCGCTTTGAAGCACGGCTGACAGGGGAGTTTTCTCGCTATGCAATTCAACAAGTTTTCAACACTCGGCAAACTGGGCGCCGGTGCGGCAGCCCTGATGGCCCCGGCCATCGCCTTTGCCCAGGATGCTGCGCCGGCAGTAGCAGCGGCACCCGTTCCTGAAAAAGCCGATACAGCCTTCATGTATGTCGCGACGATCCTCGTGCTGTTCATGATCATTCCGGGCCTCGCCCTGTTTTACGGCGGCCTCGTCCGCACCAAGAACATGCTCTCCGTTCTCATGCAGTGCACGGTCGTCGGCGCGGTCATGATGCTCGTCTGGGTGATCTACGGTTATTCCTTCGCCTTCGGCGGCGGCACCGGCCCCTATTTCGGCGGCTTCGGCAAGTTGTTCCTCTCGGGCGTTTCGCTTGACAGCACCTCGGCAACCTTCTCCGAAGGCGTGGTGATCTACGAATATACCTTCATCGCCTTCCAGATGACCTTTGCGGCCATCACACCGGCGCTGATCGTTGGTGCGTTTGCGGAACGCGTCAAATTCTCCGCCGTCATCCTCTTCACCATCCTGTGGGCCACCTTCGTCTACTTCCCGATCGCACACATGGTCTGGGACGCAAACGGCCTGATCTTCGGCATGGGCGCTCTCGACTTCGCCGGCGGCACGGTCGTTCACATCAATGCCGGCGTCGCAGGCCTGATCGGCGCGATCATGGTCGGCAAGCGTACCGGCTTCGGCAAAGACATGATGGCTCCCCACTCCATGACGCTGACGCTCGTCGGCGCGGCCATGCTGTGGTTCGGCTGGTTCGGCTTCAACGCCGGCTCCAACCTCGAAGCATCGGGCGGTGCGGTTCTCGCAACCATGAACACCTTCCTCGCAACGGCAGCCGCCATCGTTTCCTGGTCGCTGGTTGAGAGCTTCACCCGCGGCAAGGCTTCCATGCTGGGCGCCGCTTCGGGCATGATCGCCGGCCTCGTCGCCGTCACCCCCGCCGCCGGCTCCGTCGGCCCGATGGGCGCCATCGTTCTCGGTCTCATCGTCTCGCCGATCTGCTACTTCTTCGTCTCCGTGGTGAAGAACAAGTTCGGTTACGACGACACGGCCGACGTCTTCGGCGTCCACGGCATTGGCGGCATCATCGGCGCTCTCGGCACCGGCATCTTTACCTCGCCGCTGCTCGGCGGCACGGGCAAGGAAGACTTCTCTATCGCCTCGCAGCTCTGGACGCAGTTCGTCGCCGTCGCCATCACCATCGTCTGGTGCGCCATCGTCTCGGCGATCCTCTACAAGATCGTCGACGTGATCGTCGGTCTGCGGGTTCCGGTCGAAGCCGAACGCGAAGGTCTCGACCTCGCGACCCACGGCGAAGCCGCTTACCACTCCTGATATCGGGAAAAGGGGTTCTCCATCCCCTTTCCCAAAAGAAAGGCCCGTTTCGACGGGCCTTTTTCTTTGCCGTAAATCCGAAAGCGATATCAAAAACCGCATGGTTAACACGACATTAACCAGCAAGCGGTTAGTTTTCCCTGTCAATCCGGGATCAGGTCAACTGCCGGATCTTGCCGAAACCACAAAAACGACGGGTTCAGGGACATGGGCAGAATGCAATCTCCGACATTCGATGGTCGTCACACGCGCTTCGTGCTGACGGCGTTTTTCGTACGTCAGATCATGGCTCTGGCCGGTTTTGCCCTGCTTGCGACGATCGCGCTGGGCATTGCCGCTCTCGCCACATGGAATGTCGCCGATCCAAGCCTGTCCTATGCCACGGGGAACCAGCCCACCAATCTCCTGGGTTACGGCGGCGCCATCTTCGCCGATATCGTCATGCAGTTCCTCGGGCTTTCCGCAATCATTTCCCTTCTGCCGGTCATCGCCTGGGCAATCACCCTGATCGCCGGCCGCAAATTCAGCCGGATACCCGCCCGCCTCGTTGCCTGGGTTGCAGGCACCATCGTCTGCGCCGCCTCGCTCGGCTGTTTTCCCGCCCCCATCACCTGGCCGCTGCCAAACGGCATCGGCGGTGTCATCGGTGACATGATTCTCCGCTTTCCCGCCCTTTTCATCGGCGCTTACCCAACCGGCACCATTGCCACCGTGCTGGGCGCCATATTCGCAGTGCCCGCCGCCTGGCTGATGCTGTTTGCCGCAGGCGTTGTCGGCGGCCTGGATGATGAACTCGAGCGGGAAGAACCGGCGCCGGTTGCAAGCAAGGCTCGCGCCGCGCGTGAGGTCGAAGAGGATGACGAAGACGACGGTGAGGGTTTCTTCGCCAACATTCTTGCCTTCGGCGCGCTCACGCATTACTGGTACACCACCCAGGCGCGCTTTCGCCGCCTGTTCGGCCTGAAGTCGAAGTCCCTGCACGATGAATTCGAACATCCTTACGATTTCAACGAATATGAATTCGGCACCCTGAACGAACCCTCCCGCCTGAAGACCGCGATCAACCGCCTCGACCAGCGCGCCGAACCGTCTTTCGAGGAACGTGCCGCATCGCGCCGGCAGATGTCGCCTCCTTCCATCGCGCTCGATCATGATGGCGACATGGATGACGAACCGTCTTTCGATGCGGACGGACACCGTCTGCCGAGCGGCATCCTCTCGGACGACGACAATGCCGACGAGACCGATCAGAAATTCACCCCCAGACAGGCACCGGGACGCGGGCAGCCCAGAATAACCGCTGCTTCCGCACGCCCCAAACCTAGTGAACGTGTGGCAAGGGAAGCGCAGGCCTCGTTTATCGCGGCAGACGGCTTCCAGTTGCCCACAGTTCATCTCCTGGCGGAACCGAAGAATGTCGTGCGCGACAATATGCTGAGCGAAGAAGTGCTTGAGCAGAATGCCCGCCTTCTGGAAGGCGTCCTTGAGGATTTCGGCGTCAAGGGTGAGATCATTCATGTCCGCCCCGGCCCCGTCGTCACGCTCTATGAACTGGAGCCGGCACCCGGCATCAAATCCTCGCGTGTCATCGGCCTTGCAGATGACATTGCCCGCTCCATGAGCGCGATTGCCGCCCGTGTCGCGGTTGTTCCTGGCCGCAACGCCATCGGCATCGAACTGCCGAACCAGACGCGCGAAACCGTGTTCCTGCGCGAACTGATTGGCAGCCGCGATTTCGAAAACAGCAAGGCCAAGCTCGCAATGGCGCTCGGCAAGACAATCGGTGGCGAACCCGTCATCGCCGATCTCGCCAAGATGCCGCATCTTCTCGTCGCCGGCACCACCGGCTCGGGCAAGTCGGTCGCCATCAACACCATGATCCTGTCACTGCTTTACCGCATGTCGCCGGAACAGTGCCGCCTGATCATGATCGACCCTAAGATGCTCGAACTGTCGATCTATGACGGCATTCCCCATCTGCTCTCTCCTGTCGTCACCGATCCGAAAAAGGCCGTCGTGGCCCTGAAATGGACGGTGCGCGAGATGGAGGAACGCTACAAGAAGATGTCGAAGATCGGCGTGCGCAATATCGACGGCTTCAACAGCCGCGTGCAGCAGGCGCTCGACAAGGGCGAAATCCTCACCCGCACGGTACAGACCGGCTTCGACCGCCAGACCGGCGAAGCGATGTACGAAACGGAAGAATTCGATCTGAAGCCCCTGCCCTATATCGTCGTCATCATCGACGAAATGGCCGACCTGATGATGGTGGCCGGCAAAGACATCGAAGGCGCGGTGCAGCGCCTGGCGCAGATGGCCCGCGCCGCGGGCATCCATGTCATCATGGCCACCCAGCGTCCGTCCGTCGATGTTATCACCGGCACCATCAAGGCCAACTTCCCCACCCGTATCTCCTTCCAGGTGACATCGAAGATCGACAGCCGCACCATTCTTGGAGAGCAGGGCGCCGAGCAGCTGCTCGGCATGGGCGACATGCTCTATATGGCGGGCGGCGGACGTATTCAGCGCGTACACGGCCCCTTCGTCTCCGACAACGAGGTGGAGGAAATCGTCGCCTATCTGAAGACACAAGGCTCGCCGGAATATCTGGAGGCGATCACCGAGGAAGACGACGAGGATGGCGCAGGCGGCGGCCCGGCCGGCACCGGTAACTTCTCCGATTCCGAAGACCCCTATGACCAGGCCGTGGCTGTCGTGCTGAGGGACGGCAAGGCTTCCACCTCCTACGTACAGCGGCGTCTCGGGATCGGATATAACCGCGCCGCCTCGCTGATCGAGCGCATGGAGCAGGAGGGCATCATCGGCCCCGCCAATCATGCCGGAAAACGCGAAATCCTCGTGCCAACGGAAGCAGACATCATCGAGCGGTAATGGCATGTCGCCCGAAAGTGCTTGGCGGTTTCGGGATAACGACATG is a window from the Agrobacterium tumefaciens genome containing:
- a CDS encoding helicase-related protein, encoding MILSGRGVTAVLGPTNTGKTHYAIERMVAHGSGVIGLPLRLLAREVYTRLVEKVGAPNVALITGEEKISPPKAKYSVCTVEAMPRETTAAFVAIDEVQLAGDLERGHIFTDRVLHLRGREETLLLGAGTMRPILEKLLPGITVVERPRLSQLFYAGQKKITRLPQRTAIVAFSADEVYAIAELVRRQRGGAAVVLGALSPRTRNAQVGLYQSGDVEYLVATDAIGMGLNLDVDHVAFAQDRKFDGYQFRNLNPGEIGQIAGRAGRHLRDGTFGVTGRVDPFDDELVERIETHQFDAVKVLQWRTKNFDFSSIANLRASLDAAPAIQGLSRALPAIDQQALEYLSRYPEIIDVTTSEARVEKLWEACALPDYRRIAPAQHADLISTLYFDLVKRGAVNEDFMGEQVRRADRTDGEIDTLSARIAQIRTWTYVSNRPGWLADPTHWQEKTREIEDRLSDALHERLTKRFVDRRTSVLMRRLRENAMLEAEISVNGDVFVEGHHVGQLAGFRFTPVSGMEGPDQKAVQGAAQKALALEYEARAARLHASGNGDLALSSDGLVRWLGEPVARLSAGDNIMKPRVILLADEQLSGNARDHALARVERFVNHQIATVLKPLDDISRAEDLQGLAKGLAFQLVENLGVLFRRDVTEDVKSLDQDARASMRRYGVRFGAYHVFLPALLKPAPAELVTLLWALKNDGLGKPGYGDLIPVLAAGRTSVVTDPAFERMFYKLAGFRFLGKRAVRIDILERLADLIRPLLQWKPGQQPRPEGAYDGRRFTTTTAMLSILGATLDDMEEILKGLGYRADQVTAEEAQAFLANQTGAVAPATADQVAADEESAETEQDEPASEEQASETVAVAEVEATDETPVAEAVSEEAAVSEAVPVESAEATEPKPVLLWRPGGRNENQRGENRRPGNRGHGREQGREQGAREQGERRGEGRRDNRDGANREAANRGGEGERKRDGGRPDRGNRNDRQDRGERKDRPDRNDRGGKPQGQQRFEAKPPRKEKPIDPDSPFAKLAALKEQLKK
- a CDS encoding ubiquinone biosynthesis hydroxylase, whose protein sequence is MLDVVVAGGGYVGLSVAVAIKQAGPHLNVQVVEAAPEDVWKKDVRASAIIAAATRMLDVFGIWNEIESEAQPINRMIVTDSKTADPVRPVFLTFDGAVQEGRPFAHMVPNVAMVGALRGLCDRLGIEIRHGLSVSGFTAGAQSTAISLSDGSSLDARLLIACDGVRSALRDMAGIKTVQWDYDQAGIVTTVEHERPHEGCAEEHFLPSGPFAILPLKGNRSSLVWTERKADADRLVASDDLVFEEELERRFGHKLGSIRPVGPRRAFPLGLTLARSFVAPRFALAGDAAHGIHPISGQGLNLGFKDVAALAETVVEADRLGLDIGSLNVLERYQSWRRFDTLRMGVTTDVLNRLFSNDVGPIRIMRDFGLGVVDRLPGLKSYFIGQAAGTTDANAPRLLVGQTL
- the tesB gene encoding acyl-CoA thioesterase II — its product is MSHPSQTSDPMANLIATLDLEKLEENLFRGESPQIGWQRVFGGQVIAQALIAAQRTVDDNRQVHSLHSYFMRPGDPLVPIVYQVERIRDGASFCTRRVVAIQHGKAIFSMSASFQIFEDGFNHQIKMPDVTPPEKLMSEEQMQAAFLAKAPASIRNYWSNKRPIEIRPVSLTHYISKEKLEPQQDIWVRAVGDVPDNPRLQSAILAYLSDMTLLDTSLYAHGTTIFDPSIQVASLDHAMWFHRPCRLDDWLLYTQDSPSASGARGLTRGNIFTRQGELVASVAQEGLIRKRAID
- a CDS encoding P-II family nitrogen regulator encodes the protein MGNQMKIVMAIIKPFKLDEVREALTGVGIQGLTVTEVKGYGRQKGHTEIYRGTEYAVSFLPKLKIEIAVASDVVDKAVEAIASAAKTGQIGDGKIFVYSIEQAVRIRTGETNTEAL
- a CDS encoding ammonium transporter — translated: MQFNKFSTLGKLGAGAAALMAPAIAFAQDAAPAVAAAPVPEKADTAFMYVATILVLFMIIPGLALFYGGLVRTKNMLSVLMQCTVVGAVMMLVWVIYGYSFAFGGGTGPYFGGFGKLFLSGVSLDSTSATFSEGVVIYEYTFIAFQMTFAAITPALIVGAFAERVKFSAVILFTILWATFVYFPIAHMVWDANGLIFGMGALDFAGGTVVHINAGVAGLIGAIMVGKRTGFGKDMMAPHSMTLTLVGAAMLWFGWFGFNAGSNLEASGGAVLATMNTFLATAAAIVSWSLVESFTRGKASMLGAASGMIAGLVAVTPAAGSVGPMGAIVLGLIVSPICYFFVSVVKNKFGYDDTADVFGVHGIGGIIGALGTGIFTSPLLGGTGKEDFSIASQLWTQFVAVAITIVWCAIVSAILYKIVDVIVGLRVPVEAEREGLDLATHGEAAYHS
- a CDS encoding DNA translocase FtsK, encoding MQSPTFDGRHTRFVLTAFFVRQIMALAGFALLATIALGIAALATWNVADPSLSYATGNQPTNLLGYGGAIFADIVMQFLGLSAIISLLPVIAWAITLIAGRKFSRIPARLVAWVAGTIVCAASLGCFPAPITWPLPNGIGGVIGDMILRFPALFIGAYPTGTIATVLGAIFAVPAAWLMLFAAGVVGGLDDELEREEPAPVASKARAAREVEEDDEDDGEGFFANILAFGALTHYWYTTQARFRRLFGLKSKSLHDEFEHPYDFNEYEFGTLNEPSRLKTAINRLDQRAEPSFEERAASRRQMSPPSIALDHDGDMDDEPSFDADGHRLPSGILSDDDNADETDQKFTPRQAPGRGQPRITAASARPKPSERVAREAQASFIAADGFQLPTVHLLAEPKNVVRDNMLSEEVLEQNARLLEGVLEDFGVKGEIIHVRPGPVVTLYELEPAPGIKSSRVIGLADDIARSMSAIAARVAVVPGRNAIGIELPNQTRETVFLRELIGSRDFENSKAKLAMALGKTIGGEPVIADLAKMPHLLVAGTTGSGKSVAINTMILSLLYRMSPEQCRLIMIDPKMLELSIYDGIPHLLSPVVTDPKKAVVALKWTVREMEERYKKMSKIGVRNIDGFNSRVQQALDKGEILTRTVQTGFDRQTGEAMYETEEFDLKPLPYIVVIIDEMADLMMVAGKDIEGAVQRLAQMARAAGIHVIMATQRPSVDVITGTIKANFPTRISFQVTSKIDSRTILGEQGAEQLLGMGDMLYMAGGGRIQRVHGPFVSDNEVEEIVAYLKTQGSPEYLEAITEEDDEDGAGGGPAGTGNFSDSEDPYDQAVAVVLRDGKASTSYVQRRLGIGYNRAASLIERMEQEGIIGPANHAGKREILVPTEADIIER